The following proteins are co-located in the Plasmodium vinckei vinckei genome assembly, chromosome: PVVCY_11 genome:
- a CDS encoding zinc finger protein, putative: MKMSVTLRQHFWKTKLCPLHAENKCKEGDNCDYAHSIEDLRSIPDLKRTKLCYKLLKGEKCFNKKCNYAHNQDELKSAQNLFAYKSSMCKFIENKACLNGSTCRFAHNIDELRVPRIPEILLEKGSTEIDGKNDAPYYLDDNNNTNEKINNEIITNGEPSIDNCYKIGSINNNGNSNKEPNINCNITGNNNCNMHVNRNNSNTCSMDANRNNYQRISSDRNMNNGNFNNNFNMLLNNFNAMHINTNDEQIYNNQNFLNKYNNNINNNYHMYKNNGMNGKRDDRKRRDKNRNKNKEKQIKQKKNNYNKNYENYGNNEGNAINNHVAQSIKKKEEGNYFYDSNTTIPSSLNFDEENDKNKINEGYASNNLEKVDINQCCEKIEENASIESNKNVNDHYNDRSTYENCNKVAYGNDKEKSLSKNKNKKKNMNKNTNEDIKKNNTNCINSNEQCINGLEGQYNYMDYNNYNYLNHMYYNKMMQMKFNPSIQYMNYQQINNIEGPNDGLMPNNYSKFIKPNEYGLYDHQNNMPYMVAPNYYPHYLYYYANPCNYNQCVIPGKTINNNNDKNISDKSPLKKNSPSVSDTEVFQSDHDNNEEEEIVDNQINCEKDEESEEANCEKEKIINNDKTCDEIDDKINEEETNKNDDVDKNQKSQTDVNIDNSITELTNKKDCIEKENKYSCIKKNTHNNNNDSMIKIEDKLNDQKGENVYDETSQLKIIKNQKTEKHRHQKTKRSKLVPLNKNGKKKFNKELHVNKEDNFNKQEEGNMETAKLVNDNVLNDQNRNCIKTQSASSSVYSYMHNANNIQNMNYDKNLINPSVPSIEMYHNNPCHMNKLTNEQMIYNLNNRSIGYYYYPCIPTTYNDEVYLN; the protein is encoded by the coding sequence atgaaaatgtcAGTAACTCTTCGTCAGCATTTCTGGAAAACTAAGCTGTGCCCTCTACATGCGGAGAACAAATGTAAAGAGGGAGATAATTGTGACTATGCTCATTCTATTGAAGATCTAAGGTCAATTCCAGATCTAAAAAGAACTAAGCTTTGTTATAAGTTATTGAAAGGTGAAAAGTgctttaataaaaaatgcaattATGCTCATAACCAGGATGAATTAAAATCAGcacaaaatttatttgcTTATAAATCTTCAATGTGTaaatttatagaaaataaagcATGCTTAAATGGATCTACATGCCGGTTTGCTCATAACATAGATGAATTAAGAGTTCCAAGAATTCCAGAAATTTTATTAGAAAAAGGTAGCACTGAAATAGATGGAAAAAACGATGCACCATATTATTTggatgataataataataccaatgaaaaaattaacaatgaaataataacaaatgGAGAACCTAGCATTGATAATTGTTACAAAATTGGAagcataaataataacgGAAATAGTAACAAAGAACCCAACATCAATTGCAACATAACTGGGAATAACAACTGTAACATGCACGttaatagaaataatagCAACACTTGTAGCATGGATGCCAACAGGAATAATTATCAGCGTATTAGTAGCGACCGAAACATGAATAATGggaattttaataataattttaatatgctACTGAATAATTTCAACGCAATGCACATAAATACCAATGATGAACAGATTTACAATAATCAAAATTTCTTAAATAAGTATAATAACAACATCAACAATAACTATCATATGTACAAAAATAACGGGATGAATGGCAAAAGAGATGACAGAAAAAGAAGAGACAAAAATAGAAACAAgaataaagaaaaacaaataaaacaaaaaaaaaataattataacaaaaattatgaaaattatgGTAATAATGAGGGCAATGCTATAAATAACCATGTAGCACAgtctattaaaaaaaaagaggaagggaattatttttatgatagTAACACAACAATACCATCAAGTTTAAATTTTGACGAAGAAaacgataaaaataaaataaatgaaggTTATGCAAGTAATAATCTTGAAAAGGTAGACATAAATCAATGCTGTGAAAAAATAGAAGAAAATGCATCTATAGAATCTAACAAAAATGTAAACGACCATTATAATGATAGAAGTACTTATgaaaattgtaataaaGTTGCATACGGTAATGACAAGGAAAAAAGtttaagtaaaaataaaaataaaaaaaaaaatatgaataaaaataccaATGAagacattaaaaaaaataacacaaattgtataaatagCAATGAACAATGCATAAATGGTCTAGAAGGgcaatataattatatggactataataattataattatttaaatcatatgtattataaCAAAATGATGCAAATGAAGTTTAATCCATCCATCCAGTATATGAATTAtcaacaaataaataatatagaggGTCCAAATGATGGTTTAATGCCAAACAACTATTCAAAGTTTATTAAACCAAATGAATATGGTTTATATGATCATCAAAACAATATGCCATATATGGTTGCTCCAAATTATTATccacattatttatattattatgcaaACCCATGTAATTATAACCAGTGTGTAATTCCTGGCAAAACaataaacaataataatgataaaaatataagtgaTAAGAGCcccttaaaaaaaaatagcccTTCAGTAAGTGATACTGAAGTTTTCCAAAGTGATCATGACAATAATGAGGAGGAGGAAATAGTAGATAATCAAATAAACTGTGAAAAAGACGAAGAAAGTGAAGAAGCAAATTgcgaaaaagaaaagataataaacaaTGACAAGACTTGTGATGAAAtagatgataaaataaatgaagaagaaacaaataaaaatgatgatgtcgataaaaatcaaaaatcACAAACTGATGTTAACATTGATAATAGTATTACAGAGTTAACCAATAAAAAAGATTGcattgaaaaagaaaataaatatagttgcataaaaaaaaacacacataacaataataatgatagcATGATAAAGATAGAAGACAAGCTAAATGATCAAAAAGGTGAAAATGTTTATGACGAAACTTCACAactgaaaattataaaaaatcaaaaaacaGAAAAACATAGGCATCAAAAAACAAAGCGATCAAAATTAGTCCCATTAAACAAAAacggaaaaaaaaaatttaacaaaGAACTGCATGTAAATAAGGAGGATAATTTTAACAAGCAAGAGGAGGGAAATATGGAAACAGCAAAATTAGTAAATGataatgttttaaatgACCAAAATAgaaattgtataaaaacCCAATCAGCATCTTCTTCAGTATATagttatatgcataatgcgaataatatacaaaatatgaattatgATAAGAATTTGATTAATCCTTCAGTACCTTCAATAGAAATGTATCACAACAATCCATGCCATATGAATAAGTTAACTAATGAACAAATGATttacaatttaaataatagaaGCATTggctattattattatccttGTATCCCTACGACATATAATGATGaagtatatttaaattaa